In Hermetia illucens chromosome 5, iHerIll2.2.curated.20191125, whole genome shotgun sequence, a single window of DNA contains:
- the LOC119657154 gene encoding carbonic anhydrase 1-like, which produces MIGLCSIMNGIYSVLTSYIYVQPYILFLLSVFCAGLLLANFHYAKQLCELLLCTGKSRLNFDFDYGARRGPHKWKEFFPAARGCYQSPINIRTETTEILKISEPLIWRNYDDLPAKVAIENTGHTVDLKAHYVCNQPILSGADLLESYSFVSLCFRWSALDNEGSEHSINDRKYPLEMQATHISKENTEFNPSYIGDLGILVLSYFFTITKFDNPYLDPIILNLHHIREPFKRVEIPPFPISWLCYPFKSGFYSYGGSLTEPPCSEGVTWFVQPEPMSISETQLAEFRLLLSKDHASRILRNSRPVQNLNSRIVCYNRFDQFSRLSETAAEGDEQQAQAICS; this is translated from the exons ATGATCGGATTATGTAGCATTATGAATGGAATTTACTCAGTGTTGACGTCCTACATTTATGTACAGccatacattttatttttattatcggTGTTTTGTGCTGGGCTCCTATTGGCTAATTTTCATTATGCGAAACAGCTATGTGAATTGTTATTGTGCACCGGGAAAAGTCGtttaaatttcgattttgattaTGGTGCCCGTCGGGGTCCTCATAAGTGGAAAGAGTTTTTCCCAGCGGCGAGAGGATGCTACCAATCTCCAATCAACATAAGAACAGAGACAACGGAAATATTGAAGATTAGCGAACCGCTTATATGGAGGAATTATGATGATTTACCGGCTAAGGTCGCTATAGAAAATACGGGGCACACTG TCGACTTGAAAGCTCATTACGTTTGTAATCAGCCCATCCTGAGTGGAGCTGATTTGTTGGAGAGCTATTCGTTTGTGTCCCTTTGCTTTCGATGGAGCGCACTCGACAATGAGGGATCCGAGCACTCAATTAATGATAGAAAATACCCACTAGAAATGCAA GCAACTCACATATCTAAAGAAAATACGGAGTTTAATCCCAGTTACATTGGTGACCTAGGAATTTTAGTGCTTAGTTATTTCTTTACT ATTACGAAATTTGATAATCCATATTTAGATCCAATCATTTTGAATTTGCATCACATTCGTGAACCTTTCAAACGCGTGGAAATTCCACCTTTCCCGATATCGTGGCTTTGCTACCCGTTCAAGTCCGGCTTCTATAGTTACGGAGGATCATTGACGGAGCCGCCATGCAGTGAAGGAGTGACGTGGTTTGTGCAGCCAGAACCAATGTCGATCAGTGAAACTCAG CTAGCCGAATTTCGACTATTACTATCTAAAGACCATGCCTCGCGAATCTTGAGGAACTCTCGGCCCGTTCAAAATTTAAACTCGAGAATTGTGTGTTACAATCGTTTTGATCAGTTCTCGCGATTGTCCGAAACAGCAGCAGAAGGTGATGAGCAACAAGCGCAAGCGATATGCTCTTAA
- the LOC119657155 gene encoding carbonic anhydrase 2: MPVQSPISISNREIDHKDDVEPLEYHGHWEPIGIARVQNTGTSAVVTFAKRKEQPFIIGGPLKNKYIFEQLHFHWAETDESGCEHTLEGITYAMEAHAVHYNSKYSNFNEAKNKPDGLAVVAFFIQACGEKDCPEFKKITEGIHIVEKPNTSASLDSDCLSWIGLQELSKHYYTYKGSLTTAPYFESVTWIIYRTPIYVSKGQVATFRNLQSCPKDANKKIVNNFREIQVPPTKPEVIFARNVVKPKSKL, encoded by the exons ATGCCAGTCCAATCACCAATTAGCATCAGCAACAGAGAAATTGATCACAAAGACGACGTCGAGCCCCTTGAATATCACGGACATTGGGAGCCAATTGGCATTGCACGCGTACAAAATACAGGCACATCAGCAGTTGTAACATTTGCCAAGCGCAAAGAACAACCCTTCATTATCGGCGGGCCgctaaaaaataaatacattttcgAACAATTGCACTTTCATTGGGCTGAAACTGATGAATCAGGCTGTGAACACACGCTCGAAGGAATCACATATGCAATGGAAGCACATGCAGTTCATTATAACTCAAAATACTCTAATTTCAATGAGGCAAAGAATAAACCTGACGGTTTGGCTGTTGTAGCGTTCTTTATCCAGGCATGTGGCGAAAAAGACTGTCCAGAATTCAAGAAAATTACAGAGGGTATACATATTGTAGAAAAGCCCAACACTTCTGCCTCACTTGACTCCG ATTGTCTATCATGGATTGGTCTTCAGGAGTTGAGCAAGCACTACTACACGTACAAAGGGTCTCTGACGACCGCTCCGTACTTTGAGAGTGTCACGTGGATAATTTATAGGACACCGATTTATGTATCGAAAGGGCAG GTTGCAACATTTCGCAATCTTCAATCGTGTCCTAAAGAtgctaataaaaaaattgtgaataACTTCCGTGAGATACAAGTGCCGCCCACAAAGCCAGAAGTGATATTCGCCCGTAACGTTGTTAAACCGAAATCAAAGCTTTAA